The Tenrec ecaudatus isolate mTenEca1 chromosome 13, mTenEca1.hap1, whole genome shotgun sequence genome segment gggtatacagttttcggctgcaacgtggctatttctccaggatatgagttttatcaatggcgtccgctggtgtcctgctttacccatgttaaaatctggtcaccttaatggaaatttgtatgtttcgtcagtgctatactgatccctgactggctcgtctcttccctggactcttctgtatggggatgtccaattgtctaaagatgggctttgggtctccactctgtcctccccctcattcacatggatgtgattttttgttctgggtctatgatgtctgatacctgatcccattgataattcataatcacacaggatggtgtgcttcttccatgtgggctttgttgcttctcagctagatgaccactggtttatctttaagcctttaagaccccagatgctgtatcttttgatagctgggtaccatcagctttcttcaccacatttgcttatgcacacgtttggcttcagtgattgtgtcgggaaggtgagcatcatggaatgtcgggcaattagaacaaagtgttcttacagtgaaggaggacttgagtcgaggcccaatgtccacctgctacctcaatacttaacatataaacatatgtacatagatctatttccctattttaTATATGGATCTGTACATGGtgatatgtacatgcctgaatttatacctttctaaatgtcctagttctttcctactTCCTTTTACTCTCTGCTGTCCCCTTATAAAAACAGGTGCACTTCATTACCTGGAAACCCACTGATGTTCGGAGCTAAGAAACGATGTCTTCTCCGTGTCCGAATTCCTCCCCTTTTGAGGAGGGGGCTGGCACAGGCAGTGggcccttctgttgtgcacgggggtgCTGTGGGTCCGTGCCAGCTTGGGGGTAGCTAGCGACAGCAGCAAGCACCTTTCTCCGAAGACACCTGCACCCTTGATGTACAGATCATCCGTCTACATGCATGGCTCTGCAGGGAGTCAAAGCGTGTTCCTTTGACCTGCCCTTTGAGTCTTGAGAATGGCAACAAGTCTGCAGGGGCAAGATTGGGTCTGTAGGGTAGATGGGGGAATGCTTCCCAAGGAAATTCTCCCAGACAAGCCTTGCTTCCCTCAAAGGATACGCATACTGCCACAGGGAGACCCTCAGCGCCCTTTTCATGGTCTTTTATCACCAATGAAGTTCTCACTTCTCCTCCCTCTTAATCATATTTAGTTTAAAACTGACTTGGGTCCTAAAAGAATTTAAGtgaatttcaattttactttttctgCTCATATCACGACTCGGATGAATGGTTCGTGTGCTGGTTAAAGAGTCggagggtttctcaggctgtgcaCTCCTCTCTCTTCTCACAACTGTGTTCGTTTGCATTAcacgcccctcccccccagtatGTGGAGTAGGACACAGCCAAAGAACACGAGCTGTGCTCCTGTGCAGTTGCTCAGCCAACAGCGACAGCTCAACCCCTGTGACGCCCCAGAGTATGTCGTGTGTGGAGCCTGCGTTGTTTCCCCACCTGTTCAGTGACaactcctcgtcctcctcctcctccatttaCAGATCTAAAATCGTACCAGTACCAAGTTGTTTTGGTTTCTGTGGCTGTATAGTCGATTTTCAAATTTATTGGGGTGCAATTTTTTCATAATATTCTGTGATTGTCTTTTAAAGTTATGTTGGCTCTGTTGTGCCACCTGTCTCACTTATTATTTGTAATATTTGCTTTTTCACCTTCCATTTTTATGTATGTACTATttgctataaattgtcctctgagtactgcttttgctgtgaAACAGAGATTTTTAGTATGTTGAAATTTTGTTCAAGAAATTTTATATTacactctttattttttaaattaccatCTAGTTCTAAAGAAAAAGTGCTGTTTGATTTCTATGCAATTGAACTGCGGGGGGCTGATCAACCtatgttgatttttaattttattgtattgtGATATGGAAAATGGCTTTTAGTGTCTCattgtttttatatatattaaTGCCTGCTTTAAGCCTTAAAGTATGTTCCATTCTGGAGTATGCGCCACACACACTAGAAAAATTTCCTGTGGTGTTTATGTTGGATGAAGTATTTTGTACACGTCTAAGAGAGCAATTGATTACGTTTAGTTTTTCTGTATCCTTGTTGATTTGCCTTCTAGTTGATCTATCTTTGCTCAGAAGTGATGTATTAAGGTCTCAGAGTTTAATTAATGTATGTTGAAGGGCTTCCACTGGGGGCGTCGATGTTTATTATGGTCATGTCTTCTTCAATTGTGGCTTCCATCATTAGAGAATAGTCTTTTTTGTCGCTCATTATACCTTTTACTTTTATGTCTGTTTTGTCAGAAATTGATATTGCTGCCCCTGTTTCCTTCTGAGTACGATTAGCTTGATGTATTTCCCGTCTTTGATGTTTAGTCTATGTTTGTCCTCGTACCGAAGGTGCGGTTCTTGTCAGCAGCATATCAAAGGCCGTTGTTTTCGTCTCCGTTCTGTGCGTGTTGTCTCTGGCACATTTAATCCACGTGCATTCCGTGTTGTTATTGAGTAGGTGGCTGTATTACTGTCAGTGTGTCATGTTTGAGGGTGTGATGGTTTCATTGATCATCACTCTCAGCTGTGGGCCTTTAGGTTATGGATTTTCATCTTTGGGGTTTTTGTTGAAGTTTTAACATTTCATTGAATTTCATTTGCTTGTTACTTTCCCAATGTAAGACAGTGGGTTGTCTTCCACAATCAACTTGataactgatgacagggatctacatagaacctcctccctggcagatggacaacagaaaagtgggtgaggagatgtcggacagtgtaagacatgacaaaataataataatttgtaaattatcaagggttcatgagggagggggaaggaaggaggggaaaacgaggagctgataccaagggctcaaggagaaagcaaatgtttcgagaatgatgatggcaacaaatgtgcttgacacaatgatggatgtgtggattgtgataagagttttacaagtctccaataaaatgatctaaaatatgaTAAAAATTTTTGAATAATCAGTCTATTGCCTTGCCTGCATGATTTCCACAGAAAATCATGAGCGCATTCTAATTAGTATTCTAATTAGTATTCTAATTAGTTGGCCTTAATAGATGATTAATCTTCTTCCCGTATTGCTCCCAGGCTCCTTTCCTTTCTTGGGTGGGAGTGGGCTCGCCTACGATGTGCCGTGGCGGCTTCCTTTGGGATCGGTGTTCTCTGGGGTGCTCTGGGCTTCTTGGGCAGCTGTTCTCCGTGTCGTCATGACGCGAGGTCAATCCCCAGTCACTGCGGCTTCAGCTGCTTTTCTGCGGCTATTGATTTCTTCTTTCTGCTCAGGGATGTTTATCAAGTGTAAGTTGCTCCTTTGAATCGTGCCTCGGAAAATGAAGCTTTCTTCAGCTTTTTTGGGGTCTTTTACTATAGCTTTAGTTCCTAGTATTTTGATTTCAAGAGATTTGTCTTTGAGACCATTGATTCATGCAGGCTTCAGATTCTGAGCAGAAGAGGGCAGTCAGCCTGGACTCAGATTCCTGTGAGCTGGGAGGCTACTGTGGTGGATGGGGCAGGCCTAAGCCTGTCCCCAAGGGAGCTCACTGGGCTTATGGGTTCCTGGGCTCACCAGGCCCTCTGAGAGGCATCTCCAAccataaccccccccccacagctTGCACCCCTCATTCCAGCAACCCCTCTGCGTTTGGTGGCTGGAGAacgatggaggggggggggtgggattGGGGGGCAGGGACGGGGCTTGCATCTGCAGGGCTAGAGTAACCCAGTGCTGGGTCCCCAGGGACAGGGCCTCCTGCCAAGAGAGGGACACTCGCCAGCCCTCAGTCCATCAAGTGGACACCTTCCACAGGGAGTCCTGCCTCCTGCAGGCCCAGAACCCTAGGGTCCTGTGTTTCTGTGCCCTCCCTCCCAAGCTCTGGTCAGAATAAGTGCAGGGTCTTGGTGGCAGGCCACGCCAGGCTGAGTCAGCTGTTCCTGTCCATGAGCTGCCATTGGCTCGGGCTCAGGACCCTCTACCAGAAGATCCTCGGGGGAGGGGGCTGGAGTCCAGCCTGATCCCACATGGCTCAGGGACAAAGTTTGAGTCTGTCTGCTGTGATTTCTGTGTGACTACTGTGTTCACCTGTGTGTTTATCTATACTCACACCTAtgagtgtgcctgtgtgtgagagtgtgcacCTGTGTCTGTAAAACTGTTACTGTGTCTGTACTCAAACCTATGTGGGGGCATCTCTGTGTGagagtgtgcctgtgtgtgtgagtatgtgcctCTGCGTGTACATCTGTGTGATTCTACTCAGGCCTGTGGGTGCTTCTCGCAGTGGAGTGTGCACCTGTGTCTGACATGGGTGAGTGTGTGCTTGTACTCATGTGtgggtgtgcatctgtgtgtgacAGTGTCCCAGGTTTGGAGGAGATTCCTGCAGCGAggtggcagaggcaagggctgAGAGGGGAGAACCCTTTGTCGTGAATGGGACATTGTGCCCCCCAAATGGGTGAGCTTGTGAGACCCTGGTTCTCAGTAGTCTGACAACTATGCAGTGGGTCCCCATCGCCCATGATGTGAGCAGTAGTGAGCGGCCCTGATCTCATGGAGGGACACTCAGGGGGACGCAGGACCCTGACTCAGGCCACAGCCCTCATGCTCTGTGAGGTTCCTGGACTCCCTCGAATCCTATAAGCAAGCAGAGGAGAAGGGGTGAAGAGGGGGAGGGCCCTGCTAcccccaagaaagaagagctggaagCCAAGTGTGTTCTTTGGGCTCAGGGTccttgtgctgagaacctcctagaccagttaacctgtgggtcatgacccctttgggggatggaacaaccctttcacatgggtcacctaaatccatcagaaaacacacatttcccacagttggaggtcaccacaacatgagggactgtattaaaatgTCGTGatataaggaaggttgagatccactgtccTAGACCCTGGAGCAGCAGTGAGGCCACTTTCAGAGAGAGaaagtccccacccccaccccccagacagCAACTGCTGCACTGGGAGAGAATGAAGCTCTGTGTGAGGCCACTGGCTGAGCTCCTCCTGCTGCCCCAGCCCCCAGGGACAAAGCACACACATAGGGCATTATGGGTGACTCTGGGGGACCCCAGTGGGACAGTGGCATGCATCCTCCAGCTCCCACCCATGGGAGCCCATCCCCTTGGGGCTGTGGCGGGTGGGGATGAGCAGTCACCCCAGCTAGCGTGagctcacacagaatgtccactGTATATGAGGATGTAGCCAGAATCCAGATGACCCCAAGGCCAGGAGAGGGTGCCAGGAGGCAGTTGCATCAGGAGGAAGGTGCCCAGAAAGGGAGGCTCCCTTCTAGGGGTCCCCTGGGAGCCCACCATATGAAGATGGGAGCACCATGCCCCCGCACGTCTTCAGACCTGTCCCGCCCCCTGTTTGCCACCTGCATCCCCTGACACACTTGGGGGTTCACATGCAGACAGAGGCAGACTTTGAAGCCAGGGCTTCTGGCCAGGAGTGTCTAGCCACACCCCTGCAGAAAGACACACAGGAATCCACCCCTTACTGACAGGCCACTTCCTGTTTGACTGGGTGGAGGAGGGGACAGAGCTCCAGAGGGAAAGCGAAAGGCCCTAGTCTCCTGATCTGGCCTTGGCTGCTCACAGGGGTTCACACCCAGTGTATGCGCCGGCAGCTATCCTGGTCCTAGAGCAGCCTTAGCTCCCTTTGTCTGTCTGCCCTTCAGCCAGTCTGTTCCTCCCAGGGGAAGATGAACTTCCAGGTGAGTGTAACTGGACCCCAAGGCAAGAAGGTGGTCGTGGACGTGGCCGATTCTGAGCAGGCATTCAAGCAGACCACCGTGAAAATCCTGATGGCATTGGTGTTCAAGCAACTGAACCTGAAAGGTGAGCAAGGAGGGGACGTGGCATCCTCCACGAGGGGTCTAGGGGGCCTGAATCCCATTATGCTGAGTAAGACAGGCTGTCCTGAGGCTACACCAGAGGCTTGGGTAGtcctgcacaaacacacacacacacacacacacacacacacacaccaggtctgCAGAAGGTGGAGCTCCCTGGGAAAGGTGTCTGTGTGGTGGACTGCCTATGGGGCTAGTGTCTGTCCCTCTCTGTGCAGGAGGCCCTGTCCCTGGGGACCAGCACCAGGCTGCTCTAGCCCTGCAGATGCCAAGCCCAGTGTCCCACCACCTCCATTGCTCTCCTGCCACCTAACACTGGCCACACAGAGGGGTTCCTTAAGTGAGGAGTGCAGGCTGTGAGGGGCTGGAGATGCCTTTCAGAAGGCCTGGTGAGCTCAGGAACCCAGACACTCAGTCAGCTTCCCTGGAGGACACGCTTAGCCCTGCCCGCACCCACCATAGCAGCCTGCCAGCTCACAGCATGCTGGACCAGGCTGGGTGGAGGAGGGGACGGAGCTGCAAAGGGGAGTGAAAGACCCTCTTCTCCTTAGAGTCTGAAGACTGCACACTGCTCTTCGCTGACCAGCGTCTGGAAACGGGGAAGACACTGCAGGACTACGCCATCAGAAACAAGTCCTCCCTGATCATGGTGCTGCAGCTGCCAGGCGGCGCCTGAGATGCCACGAGGACCCCATGGAGGGCTGGCCACCCAGCTCAGAGCCCCTAATCATGGGCGTGTGGGGGGCTTGGGCAATAAATGACTTAGGACTCATATCTGGCTGAACTCTTTTATCTGGGGAAGATTGGGGTGGGGTTACAGCATTTGGGAAGGGGATTCATTGACTGAGCCCCATCCGCTGTTACTGATCCCTTGTCCCCCTAAGGTTGGTGTAGAGACCTGGTGGGAACACAGAGGGCTTCTGTCCTTAGTGCAAACTCTTTACCATAACCCTccctctaacctaaccctaaccttaaccctaactctctaACCTAACCATTACCCGAACCTGAACCTgagtcctaaccctaaaccttaaaccTACCTTCtgaacccaaaccttaaccctaacaggaATCCCTAACACAAACCTCAAGtcataaacctgaccctaaccctagccctctaATCTCATAACCATAACCTTTGCCCTCTAACACTAACTCTactgtaaacctaaccctaacctaaatccCTACCCTAGCCCTAATTTCTAATTCTAACCTCAATACGAACACAAACCCCAaacctctacccctaaccctaaattcctacccctaacctaataccctaacccaaaccaataCCCTAAGCCTGAATTCCTAACCTTAACTCCAGACCGAAATTCTAGCCCTAATCTGAATCCTAACTCCCAAACTCCAAACCTATCCTGAACCCGAATCCCAACTCACTAGATCTAACCCCATTCCAAACCCTAACCAAATCTCTGTAGCTCTAAACATAACCATaattccagccccagctccagcctcagccttagcctaaacctgacACTGACCTCCCACAGCAGGACTTGGCATCTTTCAGTTTCAGTTCTCAGCTCAGGCCATTTCCAGGAAAAGCACTGTTACAGGCTCCACCCTTCCTGTGCCCACCCCTCAGAGTCTGAACCCAACCCAAATATCACCGGAACCTTCACAAGCCctccctaaccctcactctaatcATATCCCCAACCCTAAttttaaccctatccttaacctgaACCAGAAACTGAATttaactccctaagcctaaccaccgaaccctaatcctaagtctaactccctaaccctaaccctcacagaaACCTCGCCCCAGCCACAGCCGCACCCTAGTCCTGCCCCTACCCATGAGCTGCCACAGTGCAGCTAGTCTTCTGTGAGTCTCATCTCTCAGGACAGCCCGTTGCCTGGAATAGCCCCTCCCAGTCTGACCCTGGGCTTCTCAGCTGGGAACCAAGATGTGGTCCTGCTACAGGGTCAGCGGTGTGAGACCCTAAGATCCTGAGACCCCTGTTTGAGCTTCCACTTCCCCGTGGACACTGGGAGACAGCACCCTCCTTTCCACCCCCAGGGTCCAGGAGGAGGTGACCAGGCGTGAGAGGGTCTCTGAAGTGTGGGGCTGCCACAAGTCCCCTCCAGTTAGGTCAGCCTGACATGAGCCTGGAGGGTAGGGCACACCGGGGTGTCCAGTATCAGGGAGCAGCCTGGTGGTGGCTATGtcaccccttcccctgcccccgcaGTGTGAACATGGAAGACGATGAGGAGAACTTTGCCAGGACGACAAAGCACAGACGGTGGGGACCTCCTGGGT includes the following:
- the LOC142423875 gene encoding ubiquitin-like, yielding MNFQVSVTGPQGKKVVVDVADSEQAFKQTTVKILMALVFKQLNLKESEDCTLLFADQRLETGKTLQDYAIRNKSSLIMVLQLPGGA